ATGATCAGATTTCTACGGTTTCTCGTGATCGCCAACACTTGGCCGCGATACCCGTGCGCTCCGCCTCAGCCTCCGCACCGATTCGCGCGGCCTCTGCCTCGTCTGTCACTCGCTTCTTCTCATTCTCTCCACGCTGGTCGATCAGGTTGGCCTCCCGCCGAGTCAGCTCGATCTGGCTCTGAAGTTCGTTCTCCTGGACCGCCCTCTCCTGCTCGACTGCCTCAGCCCGCCGCCGGAAGGTCGCTTGATCGGCTTTCTGCTGGATGGCCTCCCGAACCGGAATCTGGAGAGCCTTCTCTATTTCCGCGACAGGCTTCACGGCACCGACTCGTACTGCAACGACTTCCAGCCCCATTGCCTCCAAGGCAGCGTCTTCCCGAAGCCCCTGCCAGATTCGCTCGCGAACCTCCGCAACTCCCTCTTCCAATGCGTGACGCAGGTCCGTTTGCGCGAGGTATTCCAGGGCGAACTGCTGAGCGAGTTCCGTTAGGAGACCTGCCAACTTGTCCAAGGGTTGCTTCAGAGTTGCTCCCGTTCCGAGATCGATGGCGAAGTCCACCCGTGCGGCGGCCAGCTCGGCGTCTACCACGCGGAAGGTGACGACTCCCTGAACTGTCGTGTCCTGGAAGTCCTTCGCGCGTCCATGGAAGAGGAAGGGAAGCTCCCGGTCATCCATCGGGATTTCGGCAACGCTCGTGTTGAGCGGCCGGAACCAGAACGCCAGCCCCCGCCCGCTCGCAACGAGCTTTCCTCGCCGGAAACGCAGAACCTGGAAGCTCGGCTCTGCCCGTAGGTGTCTGACAATCGGATACCTCTGGATCTCTGCCATGACTATCTCCTCTTCTATCTACTTCTGCTCAGCTCAAATCGCCGAGCGCTTCGTGAATCGGTAGAGCTCCGCCGGTCTGTGCCCCACCTCTGTCTCTCGCTCTCCAGTGGCTTCGAGAAGCCCGGAAGCGAGCATCCTTCGGCGGAAGGAATCCTTGTTGAGCGTCCGACCAAGGATCGTCTCGTGAACATCCTGGAGACGACGCAGCGTGAAAGTCTCGGCCAGGAGCTGGAAGCCGATCGGCGTGTAGTCGAGCTTCCCACGAATGCGCTTGACGGCCATCCCGAGAATGTCGGCGTGATCGAAAGCCAGAGGCATGTCCTGCCCCTGCGGACTCCGCGCCTCGACCGGGCCGCCGGTCTCACCTTCCCACGGAACGTCGATACGCCCGAAGGTAAGGTTGGAGTCTTGGCTTGTTGCCAGCCGCGCATGATCAACAAGCGCGTAGTAGCCGACCGAGACTACGCGGGTCCTGGGATCACGGCCGGGATCGCCAAATGTGTAGAGCTGCTCCAGGTAGACATCCGCAAGGCCCGCCTTCTCGGTCAGGACCCGCGTCGCAGCTCGGTCGAGGGATTCATCCATCCGAACAAAGCCACCGGGCAGCGCCCAGTGGCCCTTGTTCGGGTGCTCAGCGCGTTCGACCAAGGCCACTTCCAGTCCGCCGCCGATCACTGTGAGAATCGCGACATCCAC
This is a stretch of genomic DNA from bacterium. It encodes these proteins:
- a CDS encoding band 7 protein, with the translated sequence MAEIQRYPIVRHLRAEPSFQVLRFRRGKLVASGRGLAFWFRPLNTSVAEIPMDDRELPFLFHGRAKDFQDTTVQGVVTFRVVDAELAAARVDFAIDLGTGATLKQPLDKLAGLLTELAQQFALEYLAQTDLRHALEEGVAEVRERIWQGLREDAALEAMGLEVVAVRVGAVKPVAEIEKALQIPVREAIQQKADQATFRRRAEAVEQERAVQENELQSQIELTRREANLIDQRGENEKKRVTDEAEAARIGAEAEAERTGIAAKCWRSRETVEI
- a CDS encoding NUDIX domain-containing protein, with amino-acid sequence MTVQETADRNEEHEFLAAYDATEFDRPSLAVDVAILTVIGGGLEVALVERAEHPNKGHWALPGGFVRMDESLDRAATRVLTEKAGLADVYLEQLYTFGDPGRDPRTRVVSVGYYALVDHARLATSQDSNLTFGRIDVPWEGETGGPVEARSPQGQDMPLAFDHADILGMAVKRIRGKLDYTPIGFQLLAETFTLRRLQDVHETILGRTLNKDSFRRRMLASGLLEATGERETEVGHRPAELYRFTKRSAI